From Microbacterium sp. LWH7-1.2:
CGTCGACGAACCAGGGCCGGCAGCATCCGTCGCCCGGACATCCGCGCCGATGCCGGGATCGTCCCACGCGTCGGAGAAGAAGAAGTGCGCGCGGAAAGTCGGGTCCCACGGCTCGCCGGGGTCGACCCAGAAGCCGTCGCCGTACACGCCCCAGAGGGGCAGGACCTCCGGGTCGGGAAGATCCGCGCCGCCCCACGCGGTCGCGGTCCAGAGCGCCGCCGACAGGCCGGCCCCGCGCGCGAGGCGCTTCAGCGTGACGAGGTGGCCCGGCTGGTCGTACAGCTCGTTGTCGAGCTGGATCCCGAGCACCGTGTCCGGCCGGCAGCGGCCGTCGAGTGCGGCGCCGATCCTCTCGAACCACTCCCGCACGAGGTCGAGGTATGCGGGATCGTCGGTGCGATGGCGCACCGGCGCGTGCTGCACCCAGTCGGGCAGCCCGCCGTTGCGCATCTCGCCGTGCACCCACGGACCGATCCGCAGCACGATCTCGAGACCCTCGGCACGCACCGCGTCGACGAAGGCGCCCACGTCGTAGCGCCCGTCGAACCGCGCCTGGCCCCGCACCGGTTCGTGGTGCAGCCACGGCACGTACGTCGACACCACCGAGATGCCGCCCGCGCGCATGAGGCGCAGGCGCTCGGTCCACCGCTCGCGCGGCACCCGCGTGTAGTGAAGCTCACCCGAGACCGGCAGCCACGGTCGCCCGTCACGCAGCAGCGTGCGACTGGTCAGCGCGAGTCCCGCGCGCGCGTCTTCGGTGTTCGCCATCGCCGGCCGCAGCTCGGCGCGAGGCTGTCCGGTGACGTCGGCGCGCAGCATCCGTGTCTCCGGTCCGCGGGGCGCGGCAGCGCTCACGCGAGCCGGACCGCCGTCCACGACACGGCCGGCAGCGCCAGCGTCAGCACATCGCCGTCGACGGATGCCCCGGCCTCGCGCACGTTGACGCGCTCAGGATCCTCGAGGGTGTTGGCCGCGTACATGTCGTCGTCGTGCAGCTGGTGCGACTCGACGACCGCGACCTCGCGGCCGAGCGCCTGCAGCAGCGGAGCGAGGTCGACGCGCAGGTTCGCCGCATCCGTCGTCGAACGATTCACGACGAACAGCGACACGCCCTCGTCATCGATCGTGGCGACCGCGTTCACGGCCTCGATCTCGCCGAGCTTCTCGCTCGTGAACGTGCCCGCAGAGACGGGAACGCGCACGGCGCGCCCCTGCGCGAGGCGCGAGGTGATCGAGAACGGGAAGAACGTGGTCTGCCGCCAGGCCGGGCCGCCCGGTTCGGTCATGATCGGGGCGATCACGTTGACGAGCTGCGCGAGCGACGCGGAGCGCACGCGGTCCGCGTGCTGCAGCAGCGTGATCATGAGGTCGCCGAAGACGACGGCGTCGAGGGCGTGGTACTGGTCCTCGAGAAGACGGGGCGCGATCGGCCACGCGCCGCCCTTGAACTCGTGGCCCGACTCGGTGCCGTCCGGATTGAAGAGGTACCAGACGTTCCACTCGTCGAACGAGATCATGATGCGCTTGTCGCTCTTCTTCGTCGCGGCGACCGCGTCGGCGATCGCGACGACCGACTCGATGAAGCGCGCCATGTCGACGCCCGATGCGAGGAACTCCTGCGCGTTCCCGTCGTACTCCTGGTAGTAGGAGTGGCACGAGATGAAGTCGACGTCGTCCAAGGTGTGCTCGAGCACGGTGCGCTCCCACGACCCGAACGTCGGCATCGAACGCGACGACGAGCCGCACACCACGAGCTCGACGCCCGGGTCGATCATGCGCATGGCCTTCGCGGTCTGCGAGGCGAGCTTGCCGTAGTCGTCGGCGTTCTTGTGGCCGACCTGCCATGGGCCGTCCATCTCGTTGCCGAGGCACCACATCTTCACGCCGAACGGCGTTGGGCGGCCGTTCTCGGCACGCGCTTCGGTCCACGCGGTCGGCGTGTCGGCGTTGGCGTACTCGAGGAGGTCGAGCGCCTCCTGCGTTCCGCGGGTGCCGAGGTTGACCGCGAGCATCAGGTCACTGCCGACGCGATCGAGCCACGCCTGGAACTCGTGCAGCCCGACCTCGTTGGTCTCGGTCGAGTGCCAGGCGAGGTCGAGGCGGCGTGGGCGCTCGGCCACCGGGCCGATGCCGTCCTCCCAGCGGTAGCCCGACACGAAGTTGCCGCCCGGGTAGCGGATCGTCGAGACCCCGAGCTCCTTCACGAGCTCGATGACGTCGGTGCGGAAGCCGTCGGCATCGGCGGACGGATGCCCCGGCTCGAAGATGCCGTCGTAGATGTGGCGTCCGAGGTGCTCGACGAAGCCGCCGAACAGACGACGGTCGATGTCGGCGATCTCGTAGTGCGGATCGAGCCGCGCGGTCGCGTCAGCCGGAGAGGTCATGGGTGCTCCTTCATCGGGTCGGTGGGCTCCGGCGCGCGCCGGAGCCGCCGGTCGCACGGGTCAGTCGAGCGCGGGCTCGTGCCGCAGGACCAGCGAGATGGCCGCGGGGCGCGCCGGCAGCCGGTGCCGTGGCAGCACCCCGGGCCCGCACGTCGCGGTGCCGACGCCCGACTGGGCGAGATCGATCGACACGAACGTGCGTCCTTCGGGGGTCAGCTCCCAGTTGTGCGCGGCGGCGGCGAGGGTGTGCCGGCTGTGCCGTGAAACCGTGAGCGCGAACGGATGGTCGAGGGTCGACACGTGCAGCGTGCCGCCTTCAGTGATGATTCTGGCATCTCGGACGCCGGTTCGGGAACCGCTTTCCTGGGGTTTCACGTTGTCGACCGTGAGGTCGTCCGCCCCGAGGCGCCACCAGCCGAACCGTGCGCCCGCTCGCAGATCGGGATAGCTGTGCATCGGGCCGTAGCCGGCGAGCTCCGCGCCGAGGGGCTCGCCCTCGAGCACCAGGTCGAGGCCGAGCCGTGCCAACTCCGTCGTCCAGGTGGCGTTCGGCTCGAGCTCCACGTCGAGGCGCACGGCCCCATCGCCGACCGCGCTCCAGCGCAGTGTGGCGTCGATCGCGCTGTCGAGGATGGGCGTGCCGGTCCGGGTGCGGACGACGACTTCGTCCGGGCCGGGGCGCACCTCGACCAGGCGCGTCACCATGCGGTCGATGCCGGCGGCGCGCCAGCGCTCGGCATATGGCGGCAGGTCGGGTTCGTCCGTCCCCTGAGCGCGGTCGTTGTCGGTGGGCGCTCGCCACACCCCCACGGTCGGGCCGGTGACCTCGAGGTCGCCCAGCCGCACGAGCCCGCCCGTCGCCGGGTCGAAGCGCGCTGCGCCGATCCGATCCTCCGTCGCGTCCGCGGCGAGCTTCGACGGCACGGCAGGGCGGCCCTCGCGCACCTGCTGGCCGCTCGCGAGCACGTGGCCGGCTTCGGCCCAGGGCGAGTCGGCCGTCGTGACCGCCTCCACCGTGAGCACATCGGCGACCTCGGCCGCAGCATCCGACCGTGCCTCGTCAGGCAGGTCGAGGGTGACGGCTTCGCGCGGGCCGCACGCCGCCGGCGCGAACGTGCCGCACGCGATGACCTCGCCATCGACGACGCGCGACCACCGCAGCGCCACTCCGGCGAGGTCGAGGAAGTCGTACCGGTTGACGATGCGGGCGGTCGCGCGCCCGGCATCGACCTCGATCGCGACCGGGGCGATGACGGCCGCGTAGTGGAGCAGGCCGGGCCGCGGGGTGCGGTCGGCGTCGACGAGTCCGTCGATCACGAAGTTGCCGTCGTGCACGGCTTCGCCGAAGTCGCCGCCGTAGAGGATGCGACGGGTGCCGTCCGGGCCGTCCACGGCGATGCCCTGTTCGATCCATTCCCACACGAACCCGCCGGCGTGGCGGGGATAGGCCTCGACCAGGTCCCAGTACTCCTCGAGGCCCCCGGGTCCGGTGCCCATCGCGTGCGCGAACTCGCACAGCACGAAGGGCAGCGTCAGGCGATGCGCCTGCGCCGGGGTGGCGTCGAACGGCGCCGGCCCGAGGGTCTCCTCGCCGATCTCGCGCACCTCTTCGTGAGGTGCGTACATGCGCGAGTACACGTCGACGTAGCGGCTCTGCGCGTCGCCCTCGTAGTGGATGAGGCGGGTCGGATCGGCGGACTTGGCCCAGCGGGCCATGGCCTCGAGGTTCGGGCCGGCGTGCGACTCGTTTCCGAGCGACCACATGATGACGCTCGCGTGGTTCTTGTCGCGGTGCACCGTGCGCTGCATGCGGTCGACGAACGCGTCCCGCCACGCCGGGTCGGCGCTCGGGTTGCCGCGCCAGCCGACGTGCTCGAAGCCGTGGGTCTCGAGGTCGCACTCGTCGATCACCCAGAGCCCGAGCTCGTCGAAGAGGTCGAGCACGTCGGGGTGCGGCGGATAGTGCGACGTCCGGACGGCGTTGATGTTGTGCCGCTTCATGAGCAGCAGCTCGTCGCGGGCGATCGCGGCGTCGAAGACGCGACCATGCCGCGGGTGGTGCTCGTGCCGGTTGACGCCGCGCAGCATCACCGGCGCGCCGTTCACGAGCAGGCGCGCATCGCGCACCTCGACCCGGCGGAAGCCCACCTTCAGGTGGACGGTCTCCGTCGCGGTGCGGACCTCGACCGCATACAGGCGGGGGCGTTCGGCGCTCCAGGGCTCGACTCCGGCGAGCCGCACCGCGCCGCCCGCCGGGATGTCGACCCCGAGCTCGTCGATCACGACGCGGGCGGCGCCGCCTCCGTCGACCTGCGCCTCGACGTCGAGGATGCCCTCCGATGCGCGGTCGTCCCAGTCGGCGCGCACGAACACGTCGTCGAGGCCGCCGTCGGGCCGCGCGAGGAGGGTGACGCTGCGGAAGATCCCCGGCAGCCACCACATGTCCTGGTTCTCGAGGTAAGTCGCGTCGCTGTACTGGGCGACGCGCACGGCCAGTCGGTTGACGCCTCCCACGAGGAGGTCCGACACATCGAACTCGTGCGTGAGCCGGCTTCCGCGGGTCGTGCCCACGAGGCCGTCGTTCAGCCAGATCTCGGCCGCCGACTCGATGCCGTCGAAGCGCAGCAGCCGCCTGTCGTGAGCCAGCACGGCCGCGGAGGCGGTGAAGTCGAGGCGGTAGTCGCCGATCGGATTGGCGTCCGGGGGGAACGGAGGATCGACCGGGAACGGCATCTGGACGTTGGAGTATGCCGGCGAACCGTACCCCTGCAGGTTCCAGTGCCCGGGGACTTCGACCGTCCCCCATTGCGCGGTCCCGGCATCGCGCCAGTCGGCGGGCGCGCTGCGCAGCGAGGGCGAGACCCGGAAGCGCCAGCGCCCGTCGAGCGACTGCTGCGGCGCGTCCGAACGCAGGCGGGCGCGGGGAGCGATGGTGCCGGAACCGGGGCGGGTGGTGGCGATCTTCATGCGTTCCTCGTCGGCGAGTGGTGAAGAGAGGCGATCCAGGAAGTGGAAGGCGCTTTCCCATCCGATGATAGAGAACTGGGAAGGCGCTTGCCCGATGGCGCACTTTGCATTAATGTCCTAACATCGTATCAGCGATCGACTTCGAGCCCGCTTCGGAGTCGCACACAGGACGCGAAATCCCGCGCCCGATCGACAACGATGTTGGCCCCCCGGGGCGAAAGGGAAATCCAATGAAGCATTCAGTCACCGCCCGCATGCGGGTGATCGTCGCCCTCGCCGCCGCGGCTGTCACGGCCGTCGCCCTCACCGGATGCAGCGGCTCGGACGATGCCGGTCAATCCGACGAGCCCCTCCAGTTCTTCCTCTCGGGCGACGCCAACCAGGGCGGCGGCTATGCGCACATGGCCGAGAAGTACGAGGAGGAGACGGGCGTCAAGGTCGAGATCGTCGACATCGCCAACGACGACCTCGCCACCAAGCTCCGCAACGCCGCTCAGGCGAACGACCTTCCGGCGCTCGCTCGCGTCGGCGCGGTCGACCCGGTCTGGCGCCGCCAGGCCACCGACCTCTCCGACATCACCGACGGCAGCGAGATCCGCACCGAGCTGTCCGACAGGGATGACGACGGCAACGTCATCTCGCTCCCGTCCGACATCACCGCGGTCGGCATGTTCATCAACAAGACGCTGTTCGACCAGGCGGGGGTCGCGTACCCCACCAGCGAGGACGACATCTGGACGTGGGACGAGTACGTCGCAGCCGTCAAGCAGGTGCAGGCGGCCACCGGCACCAGCTACGGCATGGTGATGGACAAGTCCTCGCACCGCCTGAAGGCGTTCCTGTACGAGTTCGGCTCGGACTACTTCCAGCCCGACGAGTCGGGTGAGTTCAGCACCAACGACCGCACCAAGGTCGCGCTCGAGTACTTCAACTCGCTCAACGACGACTCGTTCATGCCGCGCTCGGTATGGCTGTCGGACGCCGACGGCAACGCCCTCTTCAAGAGCGGCGACGTGGTCTCGTACCTCTCGGGCTCGTGGCAGATCGCCGACTTCGCCGTCAACATCGCCGACTTCGAGTGGGCCTCGGTGTACATGCCGCAGGAGGAGGAGCGCGCGACGAACTACGGGAACGCCGCATCCATCGTCGTCTTCGAGGGTCCGCAGCAGGAGGCCGCGCACGACTTCATCAAGTGGCTGTACGAGCCCGAGAACTACACCGAGCTCTCGGAGACCTCGTCGTTCATCCCCGCCGTCGATGGGCTCGACATCACCTACGCGTCGCACGCGGACGCGTTCGACATCTACAACCAGGACATCGCGGCATCGCCGGCCATCGTCGGCGACATCAAGGCGATGGAGCTGCAGTACGGCGCGCAGAACGTGACGACCGAGGGCGACCCGGTCCGCGACGAGACGGTCAAGTACCTGAACGGCGAGCAGGACGTCGACACCACGATCGCGAACATCAACGCGCTGTTCACCGACCAGCTGGGCGCGCTGGAGTGACGATGTCCACCACCAAGTCCGTCGATGGTCGCAGCGCGGAGACGTCTGCGGTCATCACCGTGGAGCGGCGCGCGAAGCGCGTGCGCCGCTCCCGGCGGAGCTCGACGAGGTTCGTCCTGGCGCCACTGTCGTTCATCACGGTCGCGGTGGTGCTCTTCGGGCTCTTCTTCCTCTGGCCGGGCGCACTCGGCCTCTGGTACTCGTTCACCGACTACAGCGGCGTCGGCACGCCCGACTTCATCGGCGCCGAGAACT
This genomic window contains:
- a CDS encoding glycoside hydrolase family 2 TIM barrel-domain containing protein, whose protein sequence is MKIATTRPGSGTIAPRARLRSDAPQQSLDGRWRFRVSPSLRSAPADWRDAGTAQWGTVEVPGHWNLQGYGSPAYSNVQMPFPVDPPFPPDANPIGDYRLDFTASAAVLAHDRRLLRFDGIESAAEIWLNDGLVGTTRGSRLTHEFDVSDLLVGGVNRLAVRVAQYSDATYLENQDMWWLPGIFRSVTLLARPDGGLDDVFVRADWDDRASEGILDVEAQVDGGGAARVVIDELGVDIPAGGAVRLAGVEPWSAERPRLYAVEVRTATETVHLKVGFRRVEVRDARLLVNGAPVMLRGVNRHEHHPRHGRVFDAAIARDELLLMKRHNINAVRTSHYPPHPDVLDLFDELGLWVIDECDLETHGFEHVGWRGNPSADPAWRDAFVDRMQRTVHRDKNHASVIMWSLGNESHAGPNLEAMARWAKSADPTRLIHYEGDAQSRYVDVYSRMYAPHEEVREIGEETLGPAPFDATPAQAHRLTLPFVLCEFAHAMGTGPGGLEEYWDLVEAYPRHAGGFVWEWIEQGIAVDGPDGTRRILYGGDFGEAVHDGNFVIDGLVDADRTPRPGLLHYAAVIAPVAIEVDAGRATARIVNRYDFLDLAGVALRWSRVVDGEVIACGTFAPAACGPREAVTLDLPDEARSDAAAEVADVLTVEAVTTADSPWAEAGHVLASGQQVREGRPAVPSKLAADATEDRIGAARFDPATGGLVRLGDLEVTGPTVGVWRAPTDNDRAQGTDEPDLPPYAERWRAAGIDRMVTRLVEVRPGPDEVVVRTRTGTPILDSAIDATLRWSAVGDGAVRLDVELEPNATWTTELARLGLDLVLEGEPLGAELAGYGPMHSYPDLRAGARFGWWRLGADDLTVDNVKPQESGSRTGVRDARIITEGGTLHVSTLDHPFALTVSRHSRHTLAAAAHNWELTPEGRTFVSIDLAQSGVGTATCGPGVLPRHRLPARPAAISLVLRHEPALD
- a CDS encoding extracellular solute-binding protein encodes the protein MKHSVTARMRVIVALAAAAVTAVALTGCSGSDDAGQSDEPLQFFLSGDANQGGGYAHMAEKYEEETGVKVEIVDIANDDLATKLRNAAQANDLPALARVGAVDPVWRRQATDLSDITDGSEIRTELSDRDDDGNVISLPSDITAVGMFINKTLFDQAGVAYPTSEDDIWTWDEYVAAVKQVQAATGTSYGMVMDKSSHRLKAFLYEFGSDYFQPDESGEFSTNDRTKVALEYFNSLNDDSFMPRSVWLSDADGNALFKSGDVVSYLSGSWQIADFAVNIADFEWASVYMPQEEERATNYGNAASIVVFEGPQQEAAHDFIKWLYEPENYTELSETSSFIPAVDGLDITYASHADAFDIYNQDIAASPAIVGDIKAMELQYGAQNVTTEGDPVRDETVKYLNGEQDVDTTIANINALFTDQLGALE
- a CDS encoding alpha-N-arabinofuranosidase; amino-acid sequence: MTSPADATARLDPHYEIADIDRRLFGGFVEHLGRHIYDGIFEPGHPSADADGFRTDVIELVKELGVSTIRYPGGNFVSGYRWEDGIGPVAERPRRLDLAWHSTETNEVGLHEFQAWLDRVGSDLMLAVNLGTRGTQEALDLLEYANADTPTAWTEARAENGRPTPFGVKMWCLGNEMDGPWQVGHKNADDYGKLASQTAKAMRMIDPGVELVVCGSSSRSMPTFGSWERTVLEHTLDDVDFISCHSYYQEYDGNAQEFLASGVDMARFIESVVAIADAVAATKKSDKRIMISFDEWNVWYLFNPDGTESGHEFKGGAWPIAPRLLEDQYHALDAVVFGDLMITLLQHADRVRSASLAQLVNVIAPIMTEPGGPAWRQTTFFPFSITSRLAQGRAVRVPVSAGTFTSEKLGEIEAVNAVATIDDEGVSLFVVNRSTTDAANLRVDLAPLLQALGREVAVVESHQLHDDDMYAANTLEDPERVNVREAGASVDGDVLTLALPAVSWTAVRLA